A region of Desulfuromonas sp. TF DNA encodes the following proteins:
- a CDS encoding pyridoxamine 5'-phosphate oxidase family protein: MITDKMKRFIEDVNRAFVASADQRARPHLAATRHVRVPDPEHLAFEAWFCHKTLENVAEVPRVAVAIIDPESGLGYQLSCRVESTTQTNVLDGYAPEIEEPGMPQAQWRMVVRIEEIMEFSSGVHTDHPLRAES, from the coding sequence ATGATTACAGATAAGATGAAACGCTTCATCGAGGACGTCAATCGCGCCTTCGTTGCCTCAGCCGACCAGCGTGCTCGGCCGCATCTCGCCGCGACCCGGCACGTCAGGGTGCCCGATCCCGAACACCTCGCCTTCGAAGCCTGGTTCTGTCACAAGACCCTGGAAAACGTCGCCGAGGTGCCGCGGGTCGCCGTTGCCATCATCGATCCCGAATCCGGCCTGGGCTATCAGCTCAGCTGCCGGGTCGAAAGCACGACCCAGACCAATGTCCTCGACGGTTATGCCCCCGAGATAGAGGAGCCGGGAATGCCGCAGGCCCAGTGGCGCATGGTGGTGCGCATCGAGGAGATCATGGAGTTCTCTTCCGGGGTTCACACCGATCACCCCCTGAGGGCGGAGAGCTGA
- a CDS encoding exo-beta-N-acetylmuramidase NamZ domain-containing protein → MLRFNRLLLPLLILLLPALASHAAAVKTGAQVAAEDGFSVLKGKKFGLVTNATAMVEGRHLLDLMIASGTSPSVIFGPEHGLRGKAEDGVRIADAAEGDIPVLSLYGDRKKPRPEDLAGLDLLVFDIQDIGARFYTFISTMGLAMQGAAEAGIPFVVLDRPNPLGGNYVSGFVRESGLSSFTSLFPVPIAHGLTVGELARMVKGESMLPGLDRLELTVVRMEGWRRSMRWPETGLPWVPTSPNIPDYETSLLYAGVGLLEATSASEGRGTREPFKLAGAPSVNGAKLSENLNARALPGVRFEPATFSPTAIPGMSSNPKFKDLPVGGVRIEITDQSVLLPVETGVSVMAAIYESLPEAEKKSFFRKGIDLMAGTTLLQSSLELQLSPDEIQHLWRAEVEAFRKSRERYLIYSR, encoded by the coding sequence ATGCTCCGCTTCAACCGTTTGCTCCTTCCCCTCCTGATCCTCCTTCTGCCGGCCCTCGCCTCCCACGCCGCCGCCGTCAAGACCGGCGCGCAGGTGGCGGCCGAAGACGGTTTTTCGGTCCTGAAGGGAAAGAAATTCGGGCTGGTGACGAACGCCACCGCGATGGTGGAGGGGCGGCACCTGCTCGACCTCATGATAGCATCGGGGACGTCGCCTTCGGTCATTTTCGGGCCGGAGCACGGGTTGAGGGGGAAAGCGGAGGACGGGGTGCGCATCGCCGACGCCGCCGAAGGCGACATCCCCGTTCTCAGCCTCTACGGCGACCGCAAGAAACCCCGCCCCGAAGACCTCGCCGGCCTCGATCTCCTCGTCTTCGACATCCAGGACATCGGGGCCAGATTCTACACTTTCATCTCCACCATGGGACTGGCGATGCAGGGGGCCGCCGAGGCCGGAATCCCCTTCGTGGTGCTCGACCGCCCCAATCCGCTCGGCGGCAACTACGTCTCCGGATTCGTAAGGGAGAGCGGCCTCTCCTCCTTCACCTCTCTATTCCCTGTCCCGATCGCTCATGGCCTGACGGTGGGTGAGCTTGCCCGTATGGTCAAGGGAGAGTCGATGCTGCCGGGGCTCGATCGTCTCGAGCTGACCGTGGTGCGAATGGAGGGATGGAGACGGAGCATGCGCTGGCCGGAGACAGGCCTCCCCTGGGTCCCCACCAGCCCCAACATCCCCGACTATGAGACGTCGCTCCTCTACGCCGGCGTGGGCCTCCTGGAGGCAACCAGTGCCAGCGAAGGAAGGGGAACGCGCGAACCTTTCAAGCTCGCCGGCGCTCCGTCAGTCAATGGTGCAAAACTGTCCGAAAACCTGAACGCGCGTGCTCTGCCGGGGGTGCGTTTCGAACCGGCGACCTTCTCTCCGACCGCCATTCCCGGGATGTCGTCGAACCCGAAGTTCAAGGACCTTCCGGTAGGGGGAGTGCGGATCGAGATCACCGATCAAAGCGTTCTCCTGCCGGTGGAGACGGGAGTGTCGGTGATGGCGGCCATTTACGAATCCCTGCCGGAGGCGGAGAAGAAGTCCTTCTTCCGCAAGGGAATAGATCTGATGGCCGGGACAACTCTGTTGCAAAGCTCGCTGGAGCTTCAACTGAGCCCCGATGAGATCCAGCACCTCTGGCGGGCGGAGGTCGAAGCCTTCCGCAAATCCAGAGAGCGGTATCTGATATACAGCCGTTGA
- a CDS encoding DUF4911 domain-containing protein produces MSTPFVKRYYQVPRAEIGYLRFILESYDGLIFMRTLDPHAALIEVAHPPSRRPDAEALLLALATEFSMDEVPAPPPGSYPPL; encoded by the coding sequence ATGAGCACACCGTTCGTAAAACGCTATTATCAGGTACCCCGCGCCGAGATCGGCTACCTGCGCTTTATTCTGGAGAGTTACGACGGTCTGATTTTCATGCGGACCCTTGATCCCCATGCGGCGCTGATCGAAGTGGCCCACCCTCCTTCCCGCCGTCCGGATGCCGAAGCCCTGCTGCTTGCTCTGGCTACCGAGTTTTCCATGGACGAAGTGCCGGCACCGCCGCCGGGGAGTTACCCGCCTCTATAG
- the lipA gene encoding lipoyl synthase, producing MKRPVERKPEWLKVRFPGGPNYARIDRYHREQGLHSVCRSAACPNQGECWSRGIATFMILGDRCTRDCAFCNVGGGAPLPPDPREPESVARAVAELNLRHAVVTSVTRDDLPDGGAAHFACLTKAIRAAAPECKVELLIPDLQGDRKSLEMILSAEPDILGHNLETVPRLYPQVRRGASYGRSLALLSGAGEIAPQVPTKSGLMLGMEETREEIVRVMEDLLRAGCSLLTLGQYLAPTRRHHPVTRFVPPQEFDELREEGRRLGFAHVESGPLVRSSYHAEEQFEEARNERG from the coding sequence ATGAAACGTCCTGTCGAACGAAAACCTGAATGGCTCAAGGTTCGCTTTCCCGGCGGCCCCAACTATGCCCGCATCGACCGCTATCATCGCGAACAGGGTCTGCATTCCGTCTGCCGCAGCGCCGCCTGCCCCAACCAGGGGGAATGCTGGAGCCGCGGCATCGCCACGTTCATGATCCTGGGGGATCGCTGCACCCGCGACTGCGCCTTCTGCAACGTCGGCGGCGGCGCTCCTCTTCCGCCCGATCCGAGGGAGCCCGAATCGGTCGCCCGCGCGGTGGCGGAACTGAACCTGCGGCACGCCGTCGTCACCTCGGTCACCCGGGACGACCTGCCCGACGGCGGCGCGGCCCACTTCGCCTGCCTCACGAAGGCCATCCGGGCCGCCGCTCCGGAATGCAAGGTGGAACTGCTGATTCCGGATCTCCAGGGCGACCGAAAGTCCCTGGAGATGATCCTCTCGGCCGAACCCGACATCCTCGGGCACAACCTGGAGACCGTGCCCCGGCTGTACCCCCAGGTGCGCAGAGGGGCCTCCTACGGGCGTTCGCTCGCTCTGCTGTCCGGCGCCGGGGAGATCGCTCCCCAGGTCCCGACCAAGTCCGGACTGATGCTCGGAATGGAGGAGACGCGGGAGGAAATCGTTCGGGTGATGGAGGATCTGCTCCGGGCGGGCTGTTCCCTGCTCACCCTGGGACAGTACCTCGCCCCGACCCGGCGGCACCATCCCGTAACCCGTTTCGTCCCCCCGCAGGAATTCGACGAGCTCAGGGAGGAAGGTCGGCGGCTCGGCTTCGCCCATGTGGAATCGGGTCCGCTGGTACGCTCCTCCTACCATGCCGAAGAGCAGTTCGAGGAGGCCCGGAATGAGCGAGGCTGA
- the lipB gene encoding lipoyl(octanoyl) transferase LipB — MSQASAGAVISPVSERRFRTLRPGRLPYDAALALQEDLLDKRRQFQEDTLILLEHPPVITFGRRAADSHLLLSEGELARRGIEVVRTGRGGDITYHGPGQLVGYPIVDLDPVGRDLHRYLRLLEATLIDALAAFAVTGETVPGKTGVWVEGAKVASVGVAVRRWVSWHGFALNVGDDLSGFSAIVPCGLQGVAMTSLERLLGRPVPLPEVEERVIAAFARVFGSRHAGECEI, encoded by the coding sequence ATGTCCCAGGCGTCGGCGGGTGCCGTCATCTCCCCGGTCTCGGAGCGTCGCTTTCGCACTCTGAGACCGGGACGGCTTCCCTACGACGCAGCTCTGGCCCTCCAGGAAGATCTCCTAGACAAGCGCCGGCAGTTCCAGGAGGATACCCTGATCCTCCTGGAGCATCCGCCGGTGATCACTTTCGGGCGCCGGGCCGCCGACTCGCACCTGCTGCTCTCAGAAGGGGAGCTGGCCAGGCGCGGCATCGAGGTGGTCCGCACCGGCCGCGGCGGCGATATCACCTACCACGGCCCGGGTCAGCTGGTCGGCTATCCGATTGTCGATCTCGATCCCGTGGGACGCGACCTGCACCGCTACCTCCGCCTTCTGGAGGCGACGCTGATTGACGCCCTGGCCGCCTTTGCCGTTACCGGCGAGACCGTTCCCGGCAAAACCGGCGTCTGGGTGGAGGGAGCCAAGGTGGCCTCCGTCGGAGTTGCGGTCCGCCGCTGGGTGAGCTGGCATGGGTTCGCGCTCAATGTCGGGGACGATCTTTCCGGTTTCTCCGCCATCGTCCCCTGCGGATTGCAGGGAGTCGCCATGACATCCCTGGAGCGGCTGCTCGGACGCCCCGTCCCTCTGCCCGAGGTGGAGGAACGGGTCATTGCCGCCTTCGCCAGGGTCTTCGGCAGTCGGCATGCCGGGGAGTGTGAAATCTGA
- a CDS encoding OmpA family protein, producing MKRTIVPVLISLLLASGCAEPMSRTQKGSLLGAGSGAVLGALAGQAIGRDTKGTLIGAAAGAAVGAGSGAAIGRYMDNQERAMRDALASVQGVNVVREGNSLHVTFRSDSQFDVGSFTLRPEAQQDVARMAQILKEFDKTAIIVAGHTDSTGSDSLNQTLSENRAGAVKNIMLAQGVKSDRLSTLGFGKSQPIADNGTASGRQLNRRVAITINPL from the coding sequence ATGAAAAGAACCATCGTCCCTGTACTCATCTCCCTTCTTCTCGCCTCCGGCTGTGCCGAACCGATGTCGCGCACCCAGAAGGGGTCCTTGCTCGGAGCCGGATCCGGCGCTGTCCTCGGCGCTCTCGCCGGTCAGGCGATCGGCCGCGACACCAAGGGGACCCTCATCGGCGCCGCAGCCGGCGCAGCCGTCGGTGCGGGATCCGGCGCCGCCATCGGCCGCTACATGGACAACCAGGAAAGAGCGATGCGCGATGCGCTCGCCTCGGTGCAGGGGGTGAACGTGGTCCGTGAAGGGAACTCTCTCCATGTCACCTTCCGGTCCGATTCGCAGTTCGACGTCGGCTCCTTCACCCTGCGCCCCGAGGCCCAGCAGGACGTCGCCCGCATGGCACAAATTCTCAAGGAGTTTGACAAGACCGCCATCATCGTCGCCGGCCACACGGATTCCACCGGATCCGACAGCCTCAACCAGACGCTCTCCGAGAACCGCGCCGGCGCGGTGAAGAATATCATGCTGGCGCAGGGGGTGAAATCCGACCGCCTCTCCACTCTCGGCTTCGGGAAGAGCCAGCCGATCGCCGACAACGGCACCGCCAGCGGCCGCCAGCTCAACCGGCGCGTCGCGATCACCATCAATCCACTGTAA
- a CDS encoding ferredoxin: MAKTPYVDQDVCISCNLCADTVPEVFRMNDDNLAEVYDPSGAPEDKIQEAIDVCPVACIHWEE; the protein is encoded by the coding sequence ATGGCCAAGACACCTTATGTCGACCAGGACGTCTGTATCAGCTGCAACCTCTGCGCGGACACCGTCCCCGAAGTGTTCCGGATGAACGACGACAACCTCGCCGAGGTTTATGATCCCTCCGGAGCCCCCGAAGATAAGATCCAGGAAGCGATCGATGTCTGCCCGGTGGCCTGTATCCACTGGGAGGAGTAA
- the rd gene encoding rubredoxin, with product MDKYRCVICDYIYDPAEGDPGNGVAAGTPFEDVPEDWVCPLCGADKSQFEKI from the coding sequence ATGGATAAATACCGCTGTGTCATCTGTGACTACATCTATGATCCCGCCGAAGGGGATCCCGGCAACGGCGTCGCCGCCGGAACACCCTTCGAGGATGTCCCGGAAGACTGGGTGTGCCCGCTGTGCGGCGCCGACAAGTCCCAGTTTGAAAAAATTTAA
- a CDS encoding glutamate synthase-related protein, which yields MPQPPIDFSGQMPSERDACAIIGYFNKAGRPTHGNVQRTIEALIKMGHRAGEISGEGDGCGVLTDIPRSLWREILTGAGRDPDLAEAPGFAVGHLLLPKDVMEVDPDLREKILERFRSAGADVLTERPGPVRSEVLSAGARASEPLFWQVALHFPEARKAPALLYELHIALETELPVHVASLSTRVTSYKVHGAPELLNRYYPELKRRDFHSAATIGHSRFSTNTLPTVLRAQPFSLLGHNGEINTIARLREEALMLGIPLPPGGSDSQDLNRTLEGLIHRHGLTLFEAMEVVFPPIFSEMEKMPEDLRAMYGFLRRLFTASAQGPAAIIARHQDHCIFSVDAMGLRPLWFGETEKEFFASSESGVVPQEEILRDPKPLAPGEKMGVQLTPGKGARILEHDEVQRESHKLFRKRVDLAAHHRALQKGADLQEAPAEKSANGALLKENLLAAHAWKNSDVRNLREAARSGQDPIASLGYDGPLAALALSRQNLSDYFKEQVAVVTNPAIDREREAEHFSTRVYLGSRPTLRSKGAPAVELAVPLLTGGRRLGLAEEDGAVARDFGTCTLETLKKHFSDAGKNTCRTLSCTLGRNETVSKALERLKAEAIRAVSRGAALLILDDDTAFGPARSFLDPFLATAVLHKTLREETDRSGRSLRRRTSLVARTGALRNLHDLIFAFGMGADSLCPYLMWELADEEESGLRNLFSVLGKGLEKVISTMGTHEIGGYGRYFASIGLAPEVAACFETPNFCGTAEGGLDFATLERNQRERSQVARSRERQPVPVHFRLYPRIWKMVGAVAKMEENYTDLSRQIRELEIEHPLALRHLLDFRFSPELTVDPEEVDASVGGHDLPILFSAMSFGSQGETPFRIYAEAAKRLNIICMNGEGGEIADMLGKYRRNRGQQIASGRFGVHMDLLNSADFLEIKVGQGAKPGEGGHLPGFKVTEKIAAARNAVPGVALISPSNNHDIYSIEDLAQIIEELRTANPHARISVKVPAVAGIGTIALGIAKAGADIITISGYDGGTGAARKHAIKFVGLPAEIGVREAHRALAGAGLRQKVEIWADGGARTGRDVVKLMLLGANRVGFGTMAMVVIGCTTCRGCHLDTCHVGIATQVDSLAEAERRGLKRFVPRVLENGIIYETTFFRALGQEIRTITAKLGCRRSQDLVGRADLLEQGRGREQLDLGELLVPVEGAEAPRPPDKVRIIRKPLNYLTSLISALVTEAFDGGDDRVRYDDDNASSSDRAIGTYLAGAMTRAYLEGRYGPEKSALLHFRRDSIPGNGLAAFNIAPINMRVLGGTQDGVGKCARGGKVVILKGENRNGERVGGSVGKGLAYGAQGGTFLIQGDADSRACIRLSGADVVFGGRIRRPVNDSLGHLAERANLKGFAFEYMTAGRAVVLGDPGPWLCSGMTGGTVYCHLDPEMGLDREALRRRLARGARVEIRDLAEEDVAAIGELLLVYHRELLHSYQTDEADWVELALSHCRRRFVKIVPEGAAIRPPVSTE from the coding sequence ATGCCTCAACCTCCCATCGACTTCTCCGGCCAGATGCCCTCCGAACGGGACGCCTGCGCCATCATCGGCTACTTCAACAAGGCCGGACGCCCCACCCACGGCAACGTGCAGAGGACCATCGAGGCGCTGATCAAGATGGGGCACCGCGCCGGCGAGATCAGCGGCGAGGGGGACGGCTGCGGGGTGCTGACCGACATTCCCCGCAGCCTGTGGCGGGAGATTCTGACAGGCGCGGGGCGCGATCCGGACCTGGCCGAGGCGCCGGGATTCGCGGTGGGGCACCTCCTGCTGCCGAAGGATGTCATGGAGGTCGATCCCGATCTGCGGGAGAAGATCCTGGAGCGCTTTCGCAGCGCCGGAGCCGACGTGCTGACCGAGCGCCCGGGACCGGTGCGCAGCGAGGTCCTCTCCGCCGGAGCCCGGGCCTCGGAGCCTCTCTTCTGGCAGGTGGCCCTGCATTTTCCCGAAGCCAGGAAGGCCCCCGCCCTTCTGTACGAGCTCCACATAGCCCTGGAGACGGAGCTGCCTGTCCACGTCGCCTCCCTCTCTACCCGGGTCACCTCCTACAAGGTCCACGGCGCCCCCGAACTGCTCAACCGCTACTATCCTGAGCTTAAGCGCCGGGATTTCCATTCCGCGGCCACCATCGGCCACAGCCGTTTCTCCACCAACACCCTCCCCACGGTCCTTCGTGCCCAGCCCTTCAGCCTCCTCGGCCACAACGGCGAAATCAACACCATCGCCCGGCTGCGGGAGGAGGCCCTGATGCTCGGCATCCCCCTGCCGCCGGGGGGGAGCGATTCCCAGGATCTCAACCGCACCCTGGAAGGGCTCATCCACCGCCACGGGCTCACCCTGTTTGAGGCCATGGAGGTGGTCTTCCCGCCCATTTTCAGCGAGATGGAGAAGATGCCGGAGGACTTGCGGGCGATGTACGGCTTCCTGCGCCGTCTATTCACCGCCAGCGCCCAGGGGCCGGCGGCGATCATTGCCCGTCACCAGGATCACTGCATCTTCAGCGTCGATGCCATGGGCCTGCGCCCTCTGTGGTTCGGGGAGACGGAAAAGGAATTCTTCGCCTCCTCCGAGTCGGGGGTCGTCCCCCAGGAGGAGATCCTCCGCGATCCCAAGCCGTTGGCCCCCGGGGAAAAAATGGGCGTCCAGCTGACGCCGGGAAAAGGGGCCCGCATCCTGGAGCATGACGAGGTGCAGCGGGAGAGCCACAAGCTGTTCCGAAAGCGCGTCGACCTGGCGGCCCATCACCGGGCGTTGCAAAAGGGAGCGGATCTGCAGGAGGCGCCGGCCGAAAAATCCGCAAATGGCGCGCTTCTGAAGGAGAACCTTCTGGCCGCCCATGCGTGGAAGAACAGCGACGTGCGCAATTTGCGGGAAGCCGCCCGAAGCGGTCAGGACCCCATCGCTTCCCTCGGCTATGATGGGCCGCTGGCGGCTCTGGCCCTCTCCCGGCAGAATCTCTCCGACTACTTCAAGGAACAGGTGGCGGTGGTGACCAATCCCGCCATTGACCGTGAGCGGGAAGCGGAGCACTTCTCCACCCGTGTCTATCTCGGCTCCCGCCCCACCCTGCGCAGCAAGGGCGCCCCGGCGGTGGAGCTGGCCGTCCCCCTGCTGACCGGAGGGCGGCGGCTTGGACTGGCGGAGGAGGACGGAGCCGTTGCCCGTGATTTCGGTACCTGCACCCTGGAGACCCTGAAAAAGCATTTTTCCGACGCCGGGAAAAACACCTGCCGCACCCTCTCCTGCACCCTTGGCAGGAACGAAACCGTTTCCAAAGCACTGGAGCGTCTCAAGGCAGAAGCGATCCGGGCGGTTTCCCGCGGGGCGGCCCTGCTCATCCTGGACGACGATACCGCCTTCGGTCCGGCCCGCAGCTTCCTCGATCCCTTCCTGGCGACGGCCGTGCTCCACAAGACGCTCCGGGAGGAGACCGACCGCAGCGGCCGCAGCCTGCGCCGCCGCACCTCTCTGGTGGCGCGCACCGGGGCGCTGCGCAACCTGCACGACCTGATCTTCGCCTTCGGCATGGGGGCCGACTCGCTCTGCCCTTACCTGATGTGGGAACTAGCGGACGAGGAGGAAAGCGGACTGAGAAACCTTTTCTCCGTGCTGGGGAAGGGACTGGAAAAGGTCATCTCCACCATGGGAACCCATGAGATCGGCGGATATGGACGCTACTTCGCCTCCATCGGCCTTGCCCCCGAGGTGGCGGCCTGTTTCGAAACGCCGAACTTCTGCGGCACCGCCGAAGGGGGACTCGACTTCGCCACTCTGGAGAGGAATCAGCGGGAACGCAGCCAGGTGGCCCGCAGCAGGGAGAGGCAGCCGGTGCCAGTTCACTTCCGCCTCTACCCCCGCATCTGGAAGATGGTGGGGGCGGTGGCCAAGATGGAGGAAAATTACACCGACCTCTCACGCCAGATCCGTGAGCTCGAGATCGAGCATCCCCTGGCCTTGCGCCACCTCCTCGATTTCAGGTTCAGTCCCGAACTCACCGTCGATCCCGAGGAGGTGGACGCCTCGGTCGGGGGCCACGACCTGCCCATCCTCTTCTCCGCCATGAGCTTCGGGTCCCAGGGGGAGACCCCCTTTCGCATTTATGCCGAAGCCGCCAAGCGCCTGAACATCATCTGCATGAACGGCGAAGGGGGGGAGATCGCCGACATGCTCGGCAAGTACCGCAGAAACCGGGGGCAGCAGATCGCCTCGGGGCGCTTCGGGGTCCACATGGACCTGCTCAACTCGGCCGATTTTCTGGAGATCAAGGTCGGCCAGGGCGCCAAGCCGGGGGAGGGGGGACATCTGCCGGGGTTCAAGGTGACGGAGAAGATCGCCGCCGCCCGCAACGCGGTCCCCGGGGTGGCCCTCATCTCCCCCTCCAACAACCACGACATCTACTCCATCGAGGATCTGGCGCAGATCATCGAGGAGCTCAGGACCGCCAACCCCCATGCCCGCATTTCGGTCAAGGTGCCGGCGGTGGCCGGCATCGGAACCATCGCCCTGGGGATCGCCAAGGCCGGCGCCGACATCATCACCATCAGCGGATACGACGGCGGCACCGGGGCCGCCCGTAAGCATGCCATCAAGTTCGTCGGCCTGCCGGCGGAGATCGGCGTGCGCGAAGCGCACCGGGCGCTGGCGGGAGCGGGTCTGCGGCAGAAGGTGGAAATCTGGGCCGACGGCGGTGCCCGCACCGGCCGCGATGTGGTCAAGCTCATGCTGCTGGGGGCCAACCGGGTCGGCTTCGGCACCATGGCCATGGTGGTCATCGGCTGCACCACCTGCCGGGGGTGTCACCTCGACACCTGCCACGTCGGCATCGCCACCCAGGTCGACTCCCTCGCCGAGGCCGAGCGCCGGGGGCTGAAGCGCTTTGTCCCCCGGGTCCTGGAAAATGGCATCATCTACGAAACGACCTTTTTCCGCGCCCTGGGACAGGAGATCCGCACCATCACCGCCAAGCTGGGCTGCCGCCGGAGCCAGGACCTGGTGGGACGGGCAGACCTGCTGGAACAGGGGCGCGGCCGGGAGCAGCTCGATCTGGGAGAACTGCTCGTCCCCGTCGAGGGCGCCGAAGCCCCTCGTCCCCCCGACAAGGTGCGCATCATCCGCAAGCCCCTCAACTATCTCACCTCCCTCATCTCCGCCCTGGTTACCGAAGCCTTCGACGGAGGCGACGACCGGGTGCGCTACGACGACGACAACGCCTCCAGCTCGGACCGGGCCATCGGCACCTATCTGGCCGGCGCCATGACCCGAGCCTACCTGGAGGGGCGCTACGGGCCGGAGAAGTCGGCGCTTCTCCATTTCCGCCGTGATTCCATCCCGGGCAACGGGCTGGCCGCCTTCAACATCGCCCCCATCAACATGCGCGTTCTTGGCGGGACCCAGGACGGGGTCGGCAAGTGCGCCCGGGGGGGGAAGGTCGTCATCCTCAAGGGGGAGAACCGCAACGGCGAGCGGGTCGGCGGCTCGGTGGGCAAGGGGCTGGCCTACGGAGCCCAGGGGGGCACTTTTCTGATTCAGGGAGATGCCGACAGCCGCGCCTGCATTCGCCTCTCCGGCGCTGACGTGGTCTTCGGCGGACGCATCCGGCGTCCTGTCAACGACAGCCTGGGGCACCTGGCCGAAAGGGCCAACCTCAAGGGATTCGCCTTCGAATACATGACGGCCGGGCGGGCGGTGGTGCTCGGCGATCCCGGTCCCTGGCTGTGCTCCGGGATGACGGGAGGGACTGTCTACTGCCACCTCGATCCGGAGATGGGGCTCGACCGCGAGGCCTTGCGACGGCGTCTGGCGCGGGGGGCCCGGGTGGAGATCCGCGATCTCGCGGAGGAGGACGTCGCCGCCATCGGCGAACTGCTCCTTGTCTATCATCGGGAGCTGCTGCATTCCTATCAGACGGACGAAGCGGACTGGGTGGAGCTGGCCCTTTCCCACTGCCGCCGGCGCTTCGTCAAGATCGTCCCGGAAGGAGCGGCTATCCGCCCCCCCGTGTCCACCGAATGA
- the trxB gene encoding thioredoxin-disulfide reductase encodes MSEADAIHETIILGSGPAGLTAAIYAARGRCCPILIRGSQPGGQLTTTTVIENFPGFPEGIDGPTLMEEMEKQARRFGTRFVEGEVTKVELGSRPFRIWVGDEIYSCLTLIICTGASPKMLGLPNEWELYGRGVSVCATCDAFFYKDKDVVVVGGGDTAVEEATFLARFARKVTVVHRRNTLRASPVLQKRALQNKHITFRWNTVVTAILGDKESGVQGVRLRDLISGEEKELSCDGVFVAIGHTSNTGLFREQLEIIDEGHGEGYIVTRNGTETSIPGVFAAGDVQDPYFRQAITAAGTGCMAAMQAERYIESLNEEKEGAE; translated from the coding sequence ATGAGCGAGGCTGACGCCATCCATGAGACGATCATTCTCGGCTCCGGCCCGGCCGGCCTGACCGCGGCCATCTACGCCGCCCGCGGGCGCTGCTGCCCTATTCTCATCCGCGGCAGCCAGCCCGGCGGTCAGCTGACCACCACGACTGTAATCGAAAACTTTCCCGGCTTCCCCGAGGGGATCGACGGTCCGACCCTGATGGAGGAGATGGAAAAGCAGGCCCGCCGCTTCGGCACCCGTTTCGTCGAAGGGGAGGTCACCAAGGTCGAGCTGGGTTCCCGGCCCTTCCGCATCTGGGTCGGCGACGAAATCTATTCCTGCCTCACCCTGATCATCTGCACCGGGGCGTCCCCAAAGATGCTCGGCCTCCCCAACGAATGGGAGCTTTATGGGCGCGGCGTCTCCGTATGCGCCACCTGCGACGCCTTCTTCTACAAGGACAAGGATGTCGTGGTGGTCGGCGGCGGCGATACGGCCGTCGAGGAGGCGACCTTTCTCGCCCGCTTCGCCCGGAAGGTGACGGTGGTACATCGGCGAAACACTCTCCGTGCCTCCCCTGTTCTCCAGAAGAGAGCCTTGCAGAACAAGCACATCACCTTTCGCTGGAACACCGTGGTCACCGCCATTCTCGGGGACAAGGAAAGCGGGGTCCAGGGGGTTCGGCTGCGGGATCTGATCAGCGGCGAAGAGAAGGAGCTGTCGTGCGACGGGGTGTTTGTCGCCATCGGTCACACCTCTAATACGGGGTTGTTCCGGGAGCAGTTGGAAATTATCGATGAGGGCCATGGCGAAGGGTACATCGTCACCCGCAACGGCACCGAAACCAGCATCCCCGGCGTGTTCGCCGCCGGCGATGTGCAGGATCCTTATTTCCGTCAGGCCATCACCGCGGCGGGAACGGGATGCATGGCGGCCATGCAGGCCGAGCGCTACATCGAATCCCTGAACGAGGAGAAAGAGGGGGCAGAATGA